In Populus alba chromosome 1, ASM523922v2, whole genome shotgun sequence, a single window of DNA contains:
- the LOC118045612 gene encoding uncharacterized protein — MDHGMERPKASKPAATRLFQDEAFSTFVAEFDSNKLSPRVSNDKEGKEEALEAEIERLKEQLKQVNSEKAEITLKFEKLSAICRSQRQEIQELKQTLAARTPSPNKYQASSRIQPSASPPQEKSDWSTPSPESKSWQAFADDNKSRQKPVSKGNSPQSVRTRNAHQNKQAAELTSNIDSWGFGSESFTAVPAASSQISGSNTEVHSGGSKIMESQPATQPAGWAGF; from the exons ATGGATCATGGGATGGAGAGGCCAAAAGCATCAAAACCGGCTGCTACTCGTTTATTTCAAGATGAGGCTTTTAGTACTTTTGTTGCTGAATTTGATAGCAATAAGCTCAGCCCAAGAGTTAGTAATGacaaagaaggaaaggaagaagCACTAGAGGCTGAAATAGAGAGGCTTAAAGAGCAGCTGAAGCAGGTAAACTCTGAGAAGGCTGAAATaactttgaaatttgaaaagctATCTGCCATTTGTCGATCTCAGAGACAGGAGATACAGGAGCTCAAGCAAACACTAGCTGCAAGAACTCCTTCACCGAATAAATATCAAGCCTCGTCTAGAATTCAACCATCTGCAAGTCCTCCg CAAGAAAAATCTGACTGGAGTACCCCAAGCCCAGAGTCAAAGTCATGGCAAGCATTTGCAGATGATAACAAGTCACGGCAGAAGCCTGTTTCAAAAGGCAACAGTCCACAGTCTGTTAGAACCAGAAACGCACACCAGAATAAGCAGGCTGCTGAATTAACATCTAATATTGATTCGTGGGGTTTTGGATCAGAGAGTTTTACAGCTGTTCCTGCTGCCAGCTCTCAAATTTCAGGATCTAATACTGAAGTGCACTCAGGTGGGTCAAAGATTATGGAGAGCCAGCCAGCTACTCAACCTGCTGGATGGGCTGGTTTCTAG